In Candidatus Caccoplasma merdavium, a single window of DNA contains:
- a CDS encoding tyrosine-type recombinase/integrase, whose protein sequence is MWIGAFLRYVRYEKNYSSHTVLSYKRDLLQFEEYLSHLEDAVAPERAERDHVRGWAASLIETGNTARTVARKFSALRTFYHYLQKEGVVTESPMRDIVLPKIHKSLPSFVRPAEMDTLLDEKVADDDFAALRDKLILSILYMTGIRRAELIGLLERDVDTLAMQFKVTGKRNKQRIIPFGEELKTLIETYRHARRAAVGMEAPQFFVKDDGAPLYPQYVYRLVTRRLGEVTTLTHRSPHVLRHSFASAMLNDGAGLNSVKELLGHQSLASTQVYTHITFEELKRDYKQAHPRAIKKGGHYGS, encoded by the coding sequence ATGTGGATAGGCGCATTTTTAAGATATGTTCGGTATGAGAAGAATTACTCTTCTCATACCGTTCTGTCTTATAAGCGGGATCTGTTGCAGTTTGAGGAATATCTGTCGCATCTCGAAGACGCAGTGGCTCCCGAGCGGGCCGAGCGCGATCATGTGCGCGGGTGGGCCGCCTCGCTTATCGAGACGGGCAACACGGCGCGTACGGTGGCGCGTAAGTTCTCGGCCTTGCGCACCTTCTATCACTATTTGCAGAAGGAGGGCGTTGTGACGGAGTCGCCCATGCGCGATATCGTGCTGCCCAAGATACATAAATCGCTCCCTTCGTTTGTGCGGCCGGCCGAAATGGACACTCTCCTCGACGAGAAGGTCGCCGACGATGATTTCGCCGCTTTGCGCGACAAGCTCATACTCTCTATATTATATATGACAGGCATACGGCGTGCCGAGCTCATCGGGTTGCTCGAACGCGACGTCGACACCCTTGCCATGCAGTTCAAGGTTACCGGCAAACGCAACAAGCAACGCATAATCCCCTTTGGGGAAGAACTCAAAACCTTGATTGAAACCTATCGGCATGCCCGTCGGGCGGCGGTGGGAATGGAGGCTCCCCAGTTCTTTGTCAAAGACGATGGCGCACCCTTGTATCCGCAGTATGTCTATCGGCTGGTGACCCGTCGTTTGGGGGAGGTGACGACCTTGACGCATCGCAGTCCCCATGTGTTGCGCCACAGTTTCGCGTCGGCCATGCTCAACGACGGCGCCGGACTCAACAGCGTGAAGGAACTGTTGGGGCATCAATCACTCGCATCGACGCAGGTTTATACCCATATAACATTTGAAGAGCTTAAACGTGATTATAAACAGGCTCACCCCAGAGCCATAAAAAAAGGAGGTCATTATGGAAGTTAG
- the raiA gene encoding ribosome-associated translation inhibitor RaiA translates to MEVRIQSIHFDASEQLENFIQKKVEKLNRYCDDILAAEVTLKVLKPETSQNKEAGIKLLVPRAEDIFSSKVADTFEEAVDLSLDALVRQLQKNKEKTRSK, encoded by the coding sequence ATGGAAGTTAGAATTCAGTCTATTCATTTCGATGCATCAGAACAGCTCGAAAATTTTATACAGAAAAAAGTCGAAAAGCTCAACCGCTACTGCGATGATATTTTGGCGGCCGAAGTGACGCTGAAAGTGCTCAAACCCGAAACGTCACAGAACAAAGAGGCGGGGATAAAACTCTTAGTGCCTCGCGCTGAGGATATTTTTTCATCGAAGGTAGCCGACACCTTTGAAGAAGCCGTCGATTTGTCGCTCGACGCACTGGTGCGTCAGCTTCAAAAAAACAAAGAAAAAACGCGCTCCAAATAA
- the rplK gene encoding 50S ribosomal protein L11, with translation MAKEIAGQIKLQIKGGAANPSPPVGPALGSKGINIMEFCKQFNARTQDKAGKVLPVIITYYSDKSFDFVVKTPPVAIQLLEATKVKSGSAEPNRKKVATITWEQVKTIAQDKMVDLNCFTLEAAMKMVAGTARSMGITVSGEFPTNN, from the coding sequence ATGGCTAAAGAAATTGCTGGACAAATCAAATTGCAGATCAAAGGTGGTGCAGCAAACCCCTCTCCTCCCGTAGGTCCCGCTCTCGGTTCCAAGGGTATCAACATCATGGAGTTTTGCAAGCAATTCAATGCCCGTACCCAAGACAAGGCAGGTAAGGTGTTGCCTGTAATCATAACGTATTACAGCGACAAGTCGTTCGATTTCGTCGTAAAGACTCCCCCCGTTGCCATTCAACTGTTGGAAGCTACCAAAGTAAAAAGCGGTTCGGCCGAGCCCAATCGTAAAAAAGTAGCTACCATCACTTGGGAGCAGGTAAAAACGATTGCGCAAGACAAGATGGTTGACCTGAACTGCTTTACCTTGGAGGCTGCCATGAAAATGGTTGCCGGTACAGCGAGAAGTATGGGTATAACCGTAAGTGGGGAATTCCCGACCAATAACTAA
- a CDS encoding 30S ribosomal protein S21 produces MIVVPVKEGENIEKALKKFKRKFEKTGVIKELRNRQAFEKPSVTNRKKMMRAIYVQKMQQAEE; encoded by the coding sequence ATGATAGTAGTACCTGTAAAAGAAGGCGAAAACATCGAAAAAGCACTCAAAAAATTCAAAAGAAAATTTGAGAAAACCGGCGTTATCAAAGAACTGAGAAACCGTCAGGCATTTGAAAAACCCTCTGTGACCAACCGTAAAAAAATGATGCGCGCCATCTACGTGCAGAAAATGCAGCAAGCCGAAGAATAA
- a CDS encoding 50S ribosomal protein L10, which translates to MRKEDKATVIEQITATLKEYSHIYLTETTTLNAEKTSNLRRECFKNDIKLLVVKNTLLKKALESLDANYAVLFDSLKGSTTLMLSNTGNAPAKLIKAFKKDNDQLGFKAAYVEESFYGADQLDALVAIKSKNELIADVIALLQSPAKNVISALQSGGSTLHGVLQTLSER; encoded by the coding sequence ATGAGAAAGGAAGATAAAGCCACCGTAATCGAACAGATTACCGCCACTCTTAAAGAATACAGCCACATCTATCTGACTGAAACCACGACGCTCAACGCCGAGAAAACCTCCAACTTGCGTCGCGAATGTTTCAAGAACGATATCAAACTGCTGGTTGTAAAGAACACCCTGTTGAAAAAGGCATTGGAAAGCCTCGATGCCAACTATGCCGTGCTTTTCGACAGTTTGAAAGGTTCTACCACCCTGATGCTCTCCAATACGGGTAACGCCCCCGCCAAACTGATCAAAGCCTTCAAGAAAGACAATGATCAACTCGGATTCAAGGCTGCTTATGTGGAAGAAAGCTTCTATGGTGCCGACCAACTCGACGCTTTGGTAGCTATAAAGAGCAAAAACGAACTTATCGCCGACGTTATCGCATTGCTGCAATCGCCTGCCAAGAACGTTATTTCGGCTTTGCAGTCCGGCGGTTCTACCCTTCACGGAGTGTTGCAAACTCTATCAGAACGATAA
- the nusG gene encoding transcription termination/antitermination factor NusG, with amino-acid sequence MSDQKRGWYVLRAISGKEAKVKEYLDAEIKNTDLGDFVYQVLIPTEKVYSVRNGKKITKERNLYPGYVLVEATLVGEVAHRLRNTTNVIGFLGGTTNPDPLRQSEVNRMLGAVDAIQEAEEVMIPYMVGETVKVTFGPFNGFSGIIEEVNNEKKKLKVMVKIFGRKTPLELGFMQVEKE; translated from the coding sequence ATGTCTGATCAAAAAAGAGGCTGGTACGTTTTGCGTGCCATCAGCGGAAAAGAAGCGAAAGTGAAAGAGTATCTTGATGCTGAAATCAAGAATACCGACCTTGGCGATTTTGTGTATCAGGTATTGATTCCCACCGAGAAAGTTTATTCGGTTCGCAACGGCAAGAAAATAACCAAAGAGAGAAATCTCTATCCCGGTTATGTCTTGGTCGAGGCGACTCTCGTAGGTGAAGTAGCCCACCGCTTGCGCAACACGACCAATGTCATCGGATTTTTGGGCGGGACAACCAATCCCGATCCATTGAGACAATCCGAGGTCAACCGCATGCTGGGTGCTGTCGATGCCATACAAGAGGCCGAAGAGGTAATGATTCCCTACATGGTAGGCGAAACGGTAAAAGTTACCTTCGGTCCCTTCAACGGTTTCAGCGGCATCATCGAAGAGGTGAACAATGAGAAAAAGAAACTCAAAGTCATGGTGAAAATATTCGGACGGAAAACTCCGTTGGAATTGGGATTCATGCAAGTAGAGAAAGAATGA
- the rplL gene encoding 50S ribosomal protein L7/L12 yields the protein MADLKAFAEQLVNLTVKEVNELAQILKEEYGIEPAAAAVAVAAPAAAGAAAAEEKTSFDVVLKGAGANKLAVVKAVKEHTGLGLKEAKDLVDGAPNTIKEGLAKADAEALKKVLEEVGAEVELK from the coding sequence ATGGCAGATTTGAAAGCTTTTGCAGAACAATTAGTAAACCTGACCGTAAAAGAAGTAAACGAGTTGGCTCAAATCCTCAAAGAGGAATATGGCATTGAACCCGCTGCTGCAGCTGTTGCTGTTGCCGCTCCCGCCGCTGCTGGTGCAGCTGCTGCGGAAGAAAAAACCTCTTTCGATGTTGTATTGAAAGGTGCTGGTGCCAACAAACTCGCAGTTGTTAAAGCTGTGAAAGAACACACCGGTCTCGGTTTGAAAGAAGCCAAGGATCTCGTTGACGGTGCTCCTAACACCATCAAAGAAGGTTTGGCCAAAGCCGACGCTGAAGCGCTGAAAAAAGTACTCGAAGAAGTCGGCGCCGAAGTTGAACTTAAATAA
- a CDS encoding 50S ribosomal protein L1 produces MSKLTKNQKLASEKIEAGKTYSLKEAAQLVKEVTFTKFDASVDIDVRLGVDPRKANQMVRGVVSLPHGTGKQVRVLALCTPDQEADAKAAGADYVGLDEYIEKIKGGWTDIDVIITQPSVMGKIGALGRVLGPRGLMPNPKSGTVTNEIGKAVKEVKQGKIDFKVDKNGIVHTSIGKVSFSPDQIRENAKEFIATLNKLKPATAKGTYMKSIYLSSTMSPGIKIDPKSVEEI; encoded by the coding sequence ATGAGTAAACTGACAAAAAATCAAAAGTTGGCTTCCGAGAAAATTGAAGCAGGGAAAACCTATTCACTGAAAGAAGCTGCCCAGCTGGTAAAAGAAGTTACTTTTACCAAGTTCGACGCTTCGGTCGACATCGACGTCCGTTTGGGCGTTGATCCTCGCAAAGCCAATCAAATGGTGCGTGGCGTTGTGTCATTGCCTCACGGTACCGGAAAACAGGTGCGCGTACTTGCACTTTGTACCCCCGACCAAGAAGCTGATGCCAAAGCTGCCGGTGCCGATTATGTAGGTCTCGATGAGTATATCGAAAAAATCAAGGGCGGTTGGACCGACATCGACGTCATCATCACCCAACCCTCTGTGATGGGAAAAATCGGTGCCCTCGGTCGTGTGCTCGGTCCTCGCGGATTGATGCCTAACCCCAAGAGCGGAACCGTGACCAACGAAATCGGCAAAGCCGTTAAAGAGGTAAAACAAGGTAAAATCGACTTCAAGGTCGACAAAAATGGTATCGTTCACACCTCTATCGGTAAGGTATCTTTCAGCCCCGATCAGATTCGCGAGAACGCCAAAGAGTTCATCGCTACTCTGAATAAACTGAAACCTGCCACCGCCAAAGGTACTTATATGAAGAGCATATATCTTTCGAGTACGATGAGCCCCGGTATCAAGATCGACCCCAAATCTGTAGAAGAGATTTAA
- the secE gene encoding preprotein translocase subunit SecE — MKKILADIKESYNELVYKVSWPTRAELSNSAVVVMFASLIIAIVIFVMDQGFEHLMEFIYEKIF; from the coding sequence ATGAAAAAAATACTTGCAGATATAAAAGAGTCGTATAACGAACTCGTTTATAAAGTATCCTGGCCCACCCGGGCAGAGCTGAGCAACAGTGCTGTGGTAGTTATGTTTGCTTCCCTTATTATTGCCATAGTTATTTTTGTGATGGACCAGGGCTTTGAGCATCTCATGGAATTTATCTACGAAAAAATTTTCTAA
- the tuf gene encoding elongation factor Tu, whose amino-acid sequence MAKEQFQRTKPHVNIGTIGHVDHGKTTLTAAITTVLAKKGLSEMRSFDSIDNAPEEKERGITINTSHVEYETANRHYAHVDCPGHAYYVKNMVTGAAQMDGAIIVVAATDGPMPQTREHILLARQVNVPRIVVFMNKCDMVDDEEMLELVEMEMRELLSSYDYDGDNTPIIRGSALGALNGEPKWEEKVMELMDAVDTWIPLPPRDIDKPFLMPVEDVFSITGRGTVATGRIETGVIKVGDEVQIIGLGADGKKSVVTGVEMFRKLLDQGEAGDNVGLLLRGIDKNEIKRGMVICHPGQVTPHSKFKAQVYILKKEEGGRHTPFHNKYRPQFYIRTLDVTGEITLPEGTEMVMPGDHVTITVELIYPVACSVGLRFAIREGGRTVGSGQITEILD is encoded by the coding sequence ATGGCTAAAGAACAGTTTCAACGGACTAAGCCGCACGTAAACATTGGTACCATTGGCCACGTAGACCACGGTAAAACTACCTTGACCGCGGCCATCACCACTGTACTTGCAAAAAAAGGTCTTTCCGAAATGCGCTCTTTCGATTCTATCGATAACGCTCCTGAGGAAAAAGAAAGAGGTATTACGATCAATACTTCTCACGTAGAGTATGAAACCGCAAACCGTCACTATGCACATGTAGACTGCCCGGGTCACGCCTACTACGTTAAGAACATGGTTACCGGTGCTGCTCAGATGGACGGTGCCATCATCGTGGTAGCTGCTACCGATGGTCCCATGCCCCAAACCCGTGAGCACATTCTTTTGGCTCGCCAAGTAAACGTTCCCCGTATCGTTGTCTTCATGAACAAATGCGATATGGTTGACGATGAAGAAATGCTCGAACTCGTAGAAATGGAAATGAGAGAGCTCCTTTCTTCGTATGACTACGATGGCGATAATACTCCTATCATTCGCGGTTCTGCCCTCGGCGCCCTCAACGGTGAGCCCAAATGGGAAGAAAAAGTTATGGAGCTGATGGATGCCGTAGATACTTGGATTCCTCTGCCTCCGCGCGATATCGACAAACCTTTCTTGATGCCTGTTGAAGACGTATTCTCGATTACCGGTCGTGGTACTGTTGCTACCGGTCGTATCGAAACCGGTGTCATCAAAGTAGGTGATGAGGTTCAAATCATCGGTCTCGGTGCCGATGGCAAGAAATCGGTTGTTACCGGTGTGGAAATGTTCCGCAAACTCCTCGATCAAGGAGAAGCTGGTGATAACGTAGGTCTCCTCCTCCGTGGTATCGACAAGAACGAAATCAAACGTGGTATGGTAATCTGCCACCCGGGTCAGGTAACTCCTCACTCGAAATTCAAAGCTCAAGTGTATATCTTGAAGAAAGAAGAAGGTGGTCGTCACACTCCGTTCCACAACAAATACCGTCCCCAATTCTATATCCGTACCCTCGACGTGACCGGTGAGATTACTCTCCCCGAAGGAACCGAGATGGTAATGCCGGGCGACCATGTAACGATTACCGTTGAGCTCATCTACCCGGTAGCTTGCAGCGTAGGTCTTCGTTTCGCTATCCGCGAAGGCGGTCGCACCGTAGGTTCGGGACAAATCACCGAAATCCTCGACTAA
- the rpoB gene encoding DNA-directed RNA polymerase subunit beta: protein MSQNIGKPRVNFASIKNPLPYPDFLEVQLKSFKDFLQLDTPPEKRKNEGLYKVFAENFPIADTRNNFVLEFLDYYIDPPRYTIDECLERGLTYSVPLKAKLKLYCTDPDHEEFATVIQDVYLGPIPYMTEKGTFVINGAERVVVSQLHRSPGVFFGQSIHANGTKLYSARIIPFKGSWIEFATDINNVMYAYIDRKKKLPVTTLLRAIGFESDKDILEIFGLAEEMKVTKTNLKKAIGRRLAARVLRTWVEDYADEDTGEVVSIERNEVVIEREVVLEEQHIDMILETGVPTILLHKEENNLSDYAIIYNTLQKDPSNSEKEAVIYIYRQLRNAEPADDASAREVITNLFFSEKRYDLGEVGRYRINKKLDLSISPDIKVLTKEDIIAIIKYLIELINSKTDVDDIDHLSNRRVRTVGEQLYNQFGVGLARMSRTIRERMNVRDNEVFAPIDLINAKTISSVINTFFGTNALSQFMDQTNPLAEMTHKRRMSALGPGGLSRERAGFEVRDVHYTHYGRLCPIETPEGPNIGLISSLCVYAKINDLGFIETPYRKVENGKVDLSENGIEYFTAEVEEGHIIAQGNAPLNDDGTFIRSRVKARLNADFPVVAPEEVSLMDVSPTQIASIAASLIPFLEHDDANRALMGSNMMRQAVPLLRTEAPVVGTGLEGQLIRDSRTQITAEGSGVVEFVDATTIRIRYDRTEDEEFVSFESAVKEYKIPKFRKTNQSTTVDLRPICRKGDRVEAGQILTEGYSTENGELALGRNLKVAFMPWKGYNYEDAIVLNERVVREDILTSVHVDEYSLEVRETKRGMEELTSDIPNVSEDATKDLDERGIIRVGAHVEPGDIMIGKITPKGESDPSPEEKLLRAIFGDKAGDVKDASLKATPSLKGVVIGTALFSKAIKKRKGKSPESAILAKLDEEYKEKMDALKDILIDKLMTLTNGKTSQGVKDYLGIEVIPKGAKFTQKSLAEIDYTAIQVSKWTTDAAKNDLIRATIMNYLKKFKEYDAELRRQKFDISIGDELPSGIVQMAKVYIAKKRKISVGDKMAGRHGNKGIVSRVVRQEDMPFLEDGTPVDIVLNPLGVPSRMNLGQIFETVLGWAGVKLGEKFATPIFDGASLDDLNAWTDKAGLPRYGKTYLYDGHTGERFDQPATVGVIYMLKLGHMVEDKMHARSIGPYSLITQQPLGGKAQFGGQRFGEMEVWALEAFGAAYILQEILTIKSDDVVGRSKAYEAIVKGEPMPTPGIPESLNVLLHELRGLGLSITLE from the coding sequence ATGTCTCAAAATATAGGTAAACCGCGGGTAAACTTTGCGTCGATAAAGAATCCTCTACCTTATCCCGATTTTCTCGAAGTGCAGTTGAAATCGTTCAAAGACTTTCTGCAACTGGACACCCCTCCCGAGAAACGAAAAAACGAAGGTCTTTATAAGGTTTTTGCAGAGAATTTCCCCATTGCTGACACCCGTAACAACTTCGTCCTCGAATTTCTCGACTATTATATCGATCCGCCCCGTTACACCATCGATGAGTGCCTCGAACGCGGACTCACATACAGTGTGCCCCTGAAAGCCAAACTCAAACTGTATTGTACCGACCCCGATCACGAAGAGTTCGCCACCGTTATCCAAGACGTCTACCTCGGCCCCATTCCTTATATGACCGAGAAGGGCACCTTTGTTATCAACGGTGCTGAGCGTGTCGTTGTGTCGCAGTTGCACCGTTCGCCCGGCGTGTTCTTCGGACAGAGCATTCATGCCAACGGAACGAAACTTTATTCGGCCCGAATCATTCCTTTCAAGGGTTCGTGGATAGAGTTTGCCACCGACATCAACAATGTGATGTATGCCTATATCGATCGCAAGAAAAAACTCCCTGTCACCACCCTGTTGCGTGCCATCGGGTTTGAAAGCGACAAAGACATTCTCGAAATCTTCGGATTGGCCGAAGAGATGAAAGTTACGAAAACCAACCTCAAAAAGGCCATCGGCCGTCGTCTCGCCGCCCGCGTGTTGAGAACTTGGGTCGAAGATTATGCCGACGAAGATACCGGCGAGGTGGTTTCGATCGAACGCAACGAGGTAGTCATCGAACGTGAAGTCGTGCTCGAAGAACAACACATCGACATGATTCTCGAAACCGGCGTACCTACCATTCTCCTGCATAAGGAAGAGAACAACCTCTCCGACTATGCCATCATCTACAACACGTTGCAGAAAGACCCGAGTAACTCCGAAAAAGAGGCTGTCATCTACATCTACCGCCAGTTGCGTAATGCCGAGCCGGCCGATGATGCCAGCGCCCGTGAGGTCATCACCAACCTGTTCTTCTCGGAAAAACGGTATGACCTCGGTGAAGTAGGACGTTACCGCATCAACAAAAAACTCGACCTCTCTATTTCTCCCGATATAAAGGTACTGACCAAGGAAGATATCATTGCCATCATCAAGTACCTCATTGAACTTATCAACTCGAAGACCGACGTCGACGATATCGACCACCTGAGCAACCGTCGCGTGCGCACGGTCGGAGAGCAACTCTACAACCAGTTCGGCGTGGGCTTGGCCCGTATGTCCCGCACCATTCGCGAGCGAATGAATGTGCGCGACAACGAGGTGTTTGCCCCCATCGACCTTATCAACGCCAAGACCATTTCGTCGGTTATCAATACCTTCTTCGGAACCAACGCCCTCTCGCAATTTATGGACCAGACCAACCCGCTGGCCGAGATGACGCACAAACGTCGTATGTCGGCTCTCGGTCCCGGCGGTCTTTCCCGCGAACGTGCCGGTTTCGAGGTGCGTGACGTACACTATACCCACTATGGTCGTCTCTGTCCTATCGAGACCCCTGAGGGCCCGAACATCGGTCTTATCTCTTCGCTTTGCGTCTATGCCAAAATCAACGACCTCGGATTTATCGAGACCCCTTATCGTAAGGTGGAGAACGGAAAAGTGGACCTTTCGGAAAACGGCATCGAATATTTCACGGCCGAAGTCGAAGAGGGTCATATCATTGCACAAGGTAATGCTCCGTTGAACGACGACGGCACCTTTATCCGTTCGCGGGTAAAAGCCCGTCTCAATGCCGACTTCCCCGTCGTTGCCCCCGAAGAGGTTTCTCTCATGGACGTTTCGCCCACGCAGATAGCCTCCATCGCCGCATCGCTTATTCCCTTCCTCGAACACGACGATGCCAACCGTGCGTTGATGGGTTCGAACATGATGCGTCAGGCCGTTCCCCTGTTGCGTACCGAAGCCCCTGTCGTGGGTACCGGTCTTGAAGGCCAGTTGATTCGCGACTCCCGCACGCAGATTACGGCCGAAGGTTCCGGCGTTGTGGAGTTTGTCGACGCCACAACCATTCGCATTCGCTACGACCGCACCGAAGACGAAGAATTTGTCAGCTTCGAGTCGGCCGTCAAAGAATATAAGATTCCCAAATTCCGCAAGACCAACCAAAGTACGACGGTCGATTTGCGTCCCATCTGCCGCAAGGGCGACCGCGTCGAAGCCGGCCAAATCCTCACCGAAGGTTACTCGACCGAAAATGGCGAGTTGGCTCTCGGCCGCAACCTCAAAGTGGCATTCATGCCTTGGAAAGGTTACAACTATGAGGACGCCATCGTGCTCAACGAACGTGTCGTGCGCGAAGATATTCTCACCTCGGTACACGTCGACGAGTATTCGCTCGAAGTGCGTGAGACCAAACGCGGAATGGAAGAGCTCACTTCTGACATTCCCAATGTGAGCGAAGATGCCACCAAAGACCTCGACGAACGCGGTATCATACGCGTCGGCGCTCATGTCGAGCCGGGCGACATCATGATTGGTAAGATTACGCCCAAAGGCGAATCCGACCCCTCGCCCGAGGAGAAACTCCTCCGTGCCATATTCGGCGACAAGGCCGGCGATGTGAAAGATGCCTCCCTCAAAGCCACCCCGTCGCTCAAAGGCGTGGTTATCGGCACGGCACTCTTCTCCAAAGCCATCAAGAAACGCAAAGGCAAGAGCCCTGAGTCGGCTATTCTCGCCAAACTCGACGAGGAATACAAGGAAAAGATGGACGCTCTCAAAGATATTCTTATCGACAAACTGATGACGCTTACCAATGGCAAGACGTCGCAGGGCGTGAAAGATTATCTGGGCATCGAAGTGATTCCCAAGGGCGCCAAATTCACCCAGAAGAGCCTGGCCGAAATCGATTATACCGCCATTCAGGTGAGCAAGTGGACGACCGATGCCGCCAAGAACGACCTCATTCGTGCCACGATCATGAACTACTTGAAGAAGTTCAAAGAATACGATGCCGAGTTGCGTCGTCAGAAATTCGATATTTCCATCGGCGACGAGCTGCCTTCGGGTATCGTGCAAATGGCCAAGGTTTACATCGCCAAGAAACGCAAAATCAGCGTGGGTGACAAGATGGCCGGTCGTCACGGAAACAAAGGTATCGTGTCGCGTGTCGTACGTCAGGAAGACATGCCGTTCCTCGAAGACGGAACGCCGGTTGATATCGTGCTGAACCCTCTGGGTGTGCCCTCGCGTATGAACTTGGGACAGATTTTCGAAACCGTTCTCGGTTGGGCCGGCGTGAAACTCGGCGAGAAATTTGCCACCCCCATCTTCGATGGCGCTTCGCTCGATGACCTCAACGCATGGACCGACAAGGCTGGCTTGCCCCGTTACGGAAAAACCTACCTCTACGACGGTCACACCGGAGAGCGTTTCGACCAGCCTGCCACGGTCGGCGTCATCTACATGTTGAAACTCGGCCACATGGTCGAAGACAAGATGCACGCCCGTTCCATCGGTCCGTACTCGCTCATCACCCAGCAGCCGCTCGGTGGTAAGGCCCAGTTCGGTGGACAGCGTTTCGGAGAGATGGAGGTTTGGGCCCTCGAAGCCTTCGGTGCCGCCTACATCTTGCAAGAAATCCTCACCATCAAGTCCGATGACGTGGTGGGTCGTTCCAAAGCCTACGAGGCTATTGTCAAAGGAGAGCCTATGCCTACTCCGGGTATCCCCGAATCACTCAACGTTTTGTTGCATGAGTTGCGAGGTCTCGGATTGAGCATCACCTTGGAGTAA